A portion of the Streptomyces sp. NBC_01335 genome contains these proteins:
- a CDS encoding NADH-quinone oxidoreductase subunit G produces the protein MTVTTSAPSGGGQAAVPPEDLVTLTIDGIETSVPKGTLVIRAAEELGIEIPRFCDHPLLDPAGACRQCIVEVEGQRKPMASCTITCTDGMVVKSQLTSPVAEKAQKGVMELLLINHPLDCPVCDKGGECPLQNQSLSHGGAESRFDGRKRTFEKPVPISTQVLLDRERCVLCARCTRFSNQVAGDPMIELLERGALQQVGTGEGDPFESYFSGNTIQICPVGALTSAAYRFRSRPFDLVSSPSVCEHCAGGCATRTDHRRGKVMRRLAANDPEVNEEWLCDKGRFGFRYAQQRDRLTTPLVRNADGDLEPASWPEALAAAAAGLGAARGRAGVLTGGRLTVEDAYAYSKFARVALDTNDIDFRARVHSGEEADFLAARVAGRGRDLDGEGVTYTSLEKASAVLLAGFESEEEAPGVFLRLRKAQRKHGQRTWALASHATRGLEKAGGTLLPAAPGTETEWLDALAGGVGLDEAGAAAAEALRGENSVIVVGERLAGVPGALTAVLRTATATGAALVWIPRRAGERGALEAGALPTLLPGGRPATDPRARQEVAALWGLTDLPARHGRDTAQILGAAATGELGALLVAGVEPRDLPDPAAALAALDQVGFLVSLELRPSEVTERADVVLPVAAVVEKSGTFLNWEGRARMFEAALKPEQMTRTLAPTDGRVLHMLADALDAHLGLPDLAAARRELDRLGGWTGSHASVPRETGRPLPRPGDGEAILAGHRMLLDLGRLQEGDEALAGTRHAAVARLSAHTAAETGVKDGDLLAVTGPAGSVELPLRITEMPDRVVWVPLNSTGRGVPAQTGSRPGGLVRIGPATTAAPAHSPEVRA, from the coding sequence ATGACAGTCACCACCAGTGCGCCCTCCGGGGGCGGACAGGCGGCCGTACCGCCCGAGGACCTCGTCACGCTGACCATCGACGGCATCGAGACCAGCGTCCCCAAGGGGACCCTCGTCATCCGCGCCGCCGAGGAACTCGGCATCGAGATCCCCCGGTTCTGCGACCACCCGCTCCTCGACCCGGCCGGCGCCTGCCGCCAGTGCATCGTCGAGGTGGAGGGCCAGCGCAAGCCGATGGCCTCCTGCACCATCACCTGCACCGACGGCATGGTCGTCAAGTCGCAGCTCACCTCGCCCGTCGCCGAGAAGGCCCAGAAGGGTGTGATGGAGCTGCTGCTCATCAACCACCCGCTGGACTGCCCGGTCTGCGACAAGGGCGGCGAGTGCCCGCTCCAGAACCAGTCGCTCTCGCACGGCGGCGCCGAATCCCGGTTCGACGGACGCAAGCGGACGTTCGAGAAGCCCGTCCCGATCTCCACCCAGGTGCTGCTGGACCGCGAACGCTGCGTGCTCTGCGCACGCTGCACCCGGTTCTCCAACCAGGTGGCCGGCGACCCGATGATCGAGCTGCTGGAACGCGGCGCGCTCCAGCAGGTCGGCACCGGCGAGGGCGACCCCTTCGAGTCGTACTTCTCCGGCAACACCATCCAGATCTGCCCGGTCGGGGCGCTCACCTCGGCGGCGTACCGCTTCCGTTCGCGCCCCTTCGACCTGGTCTCCTCGCCCTCGGTCTGCGAGCACTGCGCGGGCGGCTGCGCCACCCGCACCGACCACCGGCGCGGCAAGGTCATGCGCCGCCTCGCGGCCAACGACCCCGAGGTCAACGAAGAGTGGCTGTGCGACAAGGGACGCTTCGGCTTCCGCTACGCCCAGCAGCGCGACCGGCTCACCACCCCGCTGGTCCGCAACGCCGACGGCGACCTCGAACCCGCCTCCTGGCCGGAGGCGCTCGCCGCCGCCGCCGCGGGACTCGGCGCGGCACGCGGCCGGGCCGGGGTGCTGACCGGCGGGCGGCTCACCGTCGAGGACGCCTACGCGTACAGCAAGTTCGCGCGGGTCGCCCTGGACACCAACGACATCGACTTCCGGGCCCGGGTGCACAGCGGCGAGGAGGCCGACTTCCTGGCCGCCCGCGTCGCCGGACGCGGCCGCGACCTGGACGGCGAGGGTGTCACCTACACCTCGCTGGAGAAGGCGTCGGCGGTCCTGCTCGCCGGATTCGAGTCCGAGGAGGAGGCGCCCGGCGTCTTCCTCCGGCTCCGCAAGGCCCAGCGCAAGCACGGCCAGCGGACCTGGGCGCTCGCCTCGCACGCCACCCGCGGGCTGGAGAAGGCGGGCGGCACCCTGCTGCCGGCCGCCCCCGGTACCGAGACCGAGTGGCTGGACGCGCTCGCCGGAGGCGTCGGGCTCGACGAGGCCGGAGCGGCCGCCGCCGAAGCGCTGCGCGGCGAGAACTCCGTCATCGTCGTCGGCGAACGGCTCGCCGGGGTCCCCGGCGCACTGACCGCCGTCCTGCGCACCGCCACCGCCACCGGCGCCGCCCTGGTGTGGATTCCGCGCCGGGCCGGGGAGCGCGGGGCGCTGGAAGCCGGGGCCCTGCCGACCCTGCTGCCCGGCGGCCGCCCGGCCACCGACCCGCGCGCCCGCCAGGAGGTCGCCGCCCTCTGGGGCCTCACCGACCTGCCCGCCCGCCACGGGCGCGACACCGCCCAGATCCTCGGCGCCGCCGCCACCGGCGAACTCGGTGCGCTGCTCGTCGCGGGCGTCGAACCCCGCGACCTGCCGGACCCGGCCGCCGCGCTCGCCGCGCTGGACCAGGTCGGCTTCCTCGTCTCGCTGGAGCTGCGGCCCAGCGAGGTCACCGAACGCGCCGACGTGGTGCTGCCGGTGGCCGCCGTCGTCGAGAAGTCCGGCACCTTCCTCAACTGGGAAGGCCGCGCCCGGATGTTCGAGGCGGCGCTGAAGCCCGAGCAGATGACCCGTACCCTCGCGCCGACCGACGGCCGGGTGCTGCACATGCTGGCCGACGCCCTCGACGCCCACCTCGGGCTGCCCGACCTCGCCGCCGCCCGCCGCGAACTCGACCGGCTCGGCGGCTGGACCGGCTCGCACGCGAGCGTCCCGAGGGAGACCGGACGCCCGCTGCCCCGGCCCGGCGACGGCGAGGCGATCCTCGCCGGCCACCGCATGTTGCTCGACCTCGGCCGGCTCCAGGAGGGCGACGAGGCGCTGGCCGGCACCCGGCACGCCGCCGTCGCCCGGCTCTCCGCGCACACCGCGGCCGAGACCGGGGTGAAGGACGGCGACCTGCTCGCCGTCACCGGACCCGCCGGCAGCGTCGAACTCCCGCTGCGGATCACCGAGATGCCGGACCGGGTGGTCTGGGTACCGCTCAACTCCACCGGACGCGGCGTCCCCGCGCAGACCGGCTCCCGCCCCGGCGGCCTGGTCCGCATCGGCCCCGCCACCACCGCAGCCCCCGCCCACTCACCGGAGGTGCGAGCGTGA
- the nuoF gene encoding NADH-quinone oxidoreductase subunit NuoF, with the protein MTLAAEIDRNGTSPEKLLAPVLSAHWDEAEPWTLESYRRHDGYEGLRKALAMTPDDLIAYVKDSGLRGRGGAGFPTGMKWQFIPQGDGKPHYLVVNADESEPGTCKDIPLLFANPHSLIEGIVIACYAIRSSHAFIYLRGEVVPVLRRLHEAVREAYAAGYLGKDALGPGLDLELTVHAGAGAYICGEETALLDSLEGRRGQPRLRPPFPAVAGLYACPTVVNNVESIASVPAILQRGKDWFKSMGSEKSPGFTLYSLSGHVTSPGQYEAPLGITLRQLLDMSGGIRAGHRLKFWTPGGSSTPMFTDEHLDVPLDYEGVGAAGSMLGTKALQCFDETTCVVRAVTRWTEFYAHESCGKCTPCREGTYWLVQLLRDIEAGKGRPGDLDKLNDIADNINGKSFCALGDGAASPIFSSLKYFREEYEQHITGKGCPFDPAKSTLWADDKDTDDQDAHRGVNA; encoded by the coding sequence ATGACCTTGGCCGCCGAGATCGACAGGAACGGGACCAGCCCCGAGAAGCTCCTCGCCCCGGTGCTCTCCGCCCACTGGGACGAGGCGGAGCCCTGGACGCTGGAGAGCTACCGCCGCCACGACGGGTACGAGGGCCTGCGCAAGGCCCTCGCCATGACGCCCGACGACCTCATCGCGTACGTCAAGGACTCCGGTCTGCGCGGACGCGGCGGCGCCGGCTTCCCCACCGGGATGAAGTGGCAGTTCATCCCGCAGGGCGACGGCAAGCCGCACTACCTCGTCGTCAACGCCGACGAGTCGGAGCCCGGCACCTGCAAGGACATCCCGCTCCTCTTCGCCAACCCGCACAGCCTCATCGAGGGCATCGTGATCGCCTGCTACGCGATCCGCTCCTCGCACGCCTTCATCTACCTGCGCGGCGAGGTCGTGCCCGTCCTGCGGCGGCTGCACGAAGCCGTCCGCGAGGCGTACGCGGCCGGCTACCTCGGCAAGGACGCCCTCGGCCCGGGTCTCGACCTCGAACTGACCGTGCACGCGGGCGCCGGGGCGTACATCTGCGGCGAGGAGACGGCGCTCCTCGACTCCCTCGAAGGACGGCGCGGCCAGCCCCGGCTGCGGCCCCCCTTCCCCGCGGTCGCCGGTCTGTACGCCTGCCCCACCGTGGTGAACAACGTGGAGTCCATCGCCTCGGTTCCCGCGATCCTCCAGCGCGGCAAGGACTGGTTCAAGTCGATGGGCAGCGAGAAGTCCCCGGGCTTCACGCTCTACTCGCTCAGCGGCCACGTCACCAGCCCCGGCCAGTACGAGGCCCCGCTCGGCATCACGCTCCGCCAGCTGCTCGACATGAGCGGCGGCATCCGCGCCGGGCACCGCCTCAAGTTCTGGACCCCGGGCGGCTCGTCCACCCCGATGTTCACCGACGAGCACCTCGACGTCCCCCTCGACTACGAGGGCGTCGGCGCCGCAGGCTCCATGCTCGGCACCAAGGCGCTCCAGTGCTTCGACGAGACGACCTGCGTGGTGCGGGCCGTCACCCGGTGGACCGAGTTCTACGCCCACGAGTCCTGCGGCAAGTGCACGCCCTGCCGCGAAGGCACCTACTGGCTCGTCCAGTTGCTCCGCGACATCGAAGCGGGCAAGGGCCGCCCCGGCGACCTCGACAAGCTCAACGACATCGCCGACAACATCAACGGCAAGTCCTTCTGCGCGCTGGGCGACGGTGCCGCCTCGCCGATCTTCTCCTCGCTGAAGTACTTCCGCGAGGAGTACGAGCAGCACATCACCGGCAAGGGCTGCCCCTTCGACCCCGCGAAGTCGACCCTCTGGGCCGACGACAAAGACACCGACGACCAAGACGCTCACCGGGGGGTGAACGCATGA
- the nuoE gene encoding NADH-quinone oxidoreductase subunit NuoE — MPQLPAPAYPDDVRARLETDAREVIARYPDSRSALLPLLHLVQSEEGYVSRTGMALCAELLGLTTAEVTAVATFYTMYRRKPSGDYQVGVCTNTLCAVMGGDAIFDRLKTHLGVGNDETTDDGKVTLEHIECNAACDYAPVVMVNWEFFDNQTPESATKLVDDLIAGRTVEPTRGAPICSYKETARILAGFPDERPGAVAASGGAGPASLVGLRLAKGETTPGHRVVAQRRDVPADQPHDPSPSEHLSSHDAPQQTSASDPDHPAGPAAEEGE; from the coding sequence ATGCCGCAGCTCCCCGCCCCCGCCTACCCCGACGACGTACGGGCCCGGCTCGAAACGGACGCGCGGGAGGTGATCGCCCGCTACCCCGACAGCCGCTCCGCGCTGCTGCCGCTGCTCCACCTCGTCCAGTCCGAGGAGGGGTACGTCTCCCGTACGGGCATGGCCCTCTGCGCCGAACTTCTCGGGCTCACCACGGCGGAGGTCACGGCCGTCGCGACCTTCTACACGATGTACCGGCGCAAGCCCAGCGGCGACTACCAGGTCGGCGTCTGCACCAACACCCTCTGCGCGGTCATGGGCGGCGACGCCATCTTCGACCGGCTCAAGACGCACCTGGGCGTCGGCAACGACGAGACCACCGACGACGGCAAGGTCACCCTCGAACACATCGAGTGCAACGCGGCCTGCGACTACGCACCCGTCGTGATGGTGAACTGGGAGTTCTTCGACAACCAGACCCCCGAGAGCGCGACGAAGCTCGTCGACGACCTCATCGCCGGGCGGACCGTCGAACCCACCCGGGGCGCCCCGATCTGCTCGTACAAGGAGACCGCCCGCATCCTCGCCGGGTTCCCCGACGAGCGCCCCGGCGCGGTCGCCGCGAGCGGCGGCGCCGGACCCGCCTCCCTGGTCGGGCTCCGCCTCGCCAAGGGCGAAACCACCCCGGGACACCGGGTCGTCGCCCAGCGCCGGGACGTCCCCGCGGACCAGCCGCACGATCCCTCGCCGTCCGAGCACCTCAGCTCGCACGACGCACCGCAGCAGACATCGGCCTCCGACCCGGACCACCCGGCCGGACCCGCAGCCGAGGAGGGGGAGTGA
- a CDS encoding NADH-quinone oxidoreductase subunit D, translating to MTTSHATPRDTTEGTVYTVTGGDWDEVVEAAGKSDDERIIVNMGPQHPSTHGVLRLILEIDGETVTEARCGIGYLHTGIEKNLEFRNWTQGTTFVTRMDYLTPFFNETAYCLAVEKLLGIEDQIPDRASVIRVLLMELNRISSHLVCIATGGMELGSTTIMIYGFRDRELILDLFELITGLRMNHAFVRPGGLAQDLPPGAVDQIRSFITTMKRNLPEYDKLATGNPIFKARMEDVGYLDLTGCVALGATGPVLRSAGLPHDLRKTDPYCGYETYDFDVPTADTCDSYGRFLIRVEEMRQSLRIVEQCLDRLAPGPVMVADKKIAWPAQLALGPDGLGNSLEHIKKIMGTSMEALIHHFKLVTEGFRVPAGQAYVAVESPKGELGVHVVSDGGTRPYRVHFRDPSFTNLQAMAAMCEGGQVADVIVAVASIDPVMGGVDR from the coding sequence ATGACCACTTCCCACGCAACGCCCCGCGACACGACCGAGGGGACTGTATATACAGTCACCGGCGGCGACTGGGACGAGGTCGTCGAGGCGGCCGGTAAGTCCGACGACGAACGCATCATCGTCAACATGGGGCCCCAGCACCCGTCCACGCACGGCGTGCTGCGGCTGATCCTGGAGATCGACGGCGAGACCGTCACCGAGGCCCGCTGCGGCATCGGCTACCTCCACACCGGCATCGAGAAGAACCTCGAATTCCGGAACTGGACCCAGGGCACCACGTTCGTCACGCGCATGGACTACCTGACGCCGTTCTTCAACGAGACGGCGTACTGCCTCGCGGTCGAGAAGCTCCTCGGCATCGAGGACCAGATCCCCGACCGCGCCAGCGTGATCCGCGTCCTGCTCATGGAGCTGAACCGGATCTCCTCGCACCTCGTGTGCATCGCCACCGGCGGCATGGAGCTCGGCTCCACCACGATCATGATCTACGGGTTCCGCGACCGCGAGCTGATCCTCGACCTCTTCGAGCTGATCACCGGGCTCCGGATGAACCACGCGTTCGTCCGCCCCGGCGGCCTCGCCCAGGACCTGCCGCCCGGTGCGGTCGACCAGATCCGCTCCTTCATCACCACCATGAAGCGGAACCTGCCGGAGTACGACAAGCTCGCCACCGGCAACCCGATCTTCAAGGCGCGCATGGAGGACGTCGGCTACCTCGACCTCACCGGCTGCGTCGCGCTCGGCGCCACCGGCCCGGTCCTGCGGTCCGCCGGCCTCCCGCACGACCTGCGCAAGACCGACCCGTACTGCGGCTACGAGACGTACGACTTCGACGTGCCGACCGCCGACACCTGCGACTCCTACGGGCGCTTCCTCATCCGCGTGGAGGAGATGCGCCAGTCGCTGCGGATCGTCGAACAGTGCCTGGACCGGCTGGCACCCGGCCCGGTCATGGTCGCCGACAAGAAGATCGCCTGGCCCGCGCAGCTCGCGCTCGGACCGGACGGACTCGGCAACTCGCTCGAACACATCAAGAAGATCATGGGCACCTCCATGGAGGCCCTGATCCACCACTTCAAGCTGGTGACCGAGGGATTCCGGGTCCCCGCCGGGCAGGCGTACGTCGCCGTCGAATCGCCCAAGGGCGAACTCGGCGTGCACGTCGTCTCCGACGGCGGCACCCGCCCCTACCGGGTCCACTTCCGCGACCCGTCCTTCACCAACCTCCAGGCCATGGCGGCGATGTGCGAGGGCGGCCAGGTCGCCGACGTCATCGTCGCCGTCGCGTCCATCGACCCCGTGATGGGAGGCGTCGACCGGTGA
- a CDS encoding NADH-quinone oxidoreductase subunit C → MSDNPSGGNGAAASGQNGAHGTNGQSADGQNANGTALPTPRGDGGEVIRVRKGMFGANNGGDTSGYGGLVRTVRLPHASPRPYGGWFDEVADELEGALDEQGLVPENAIERTVVDRGELTFHIAREHLVTVARTLRDDPALRFELCTGVSGVHFLGDKGRELHAVYHLRSLTHGRLIRLEVSAPDSDPHVPSLVAVYPTNDWHEREAYDFFGLVFDGHPALTRIMMPDDWQGFPQRKDYPLGGIAVEYKGAQIPAPDQRRSYS, encoded by the coding sequence GTGAGCGACAACCCCAGCGGCGGCAACGGCGCCGCCGCCAGCGGCCAGAACGGCGCCCACGGTACGAACGGCCAGAGCGCCGACGGCCAGAACGCCAACGGCACCGCCCTCCCCACCCCCCGGGGCGACGGAGGCGAGGTCATCCGCGTACGGAAGGGGATGTTCGGCGCCAACAACGGCGGCGACACCTCCGGTTACGGCGGGCTCGTCCGGACGGTACGGCTGCCGCACGCGAGCCCCCGCCCGTACGGCGGCTGGTTCGACGAGGTGGCCGACGAGCTCGAAGGCGCCCTGGACGAGCAGGGACTCGTACCCGAGAACGCCATCGAGCGGACCGTGGTCGACCGCGGCGAGCTGACCTTCCACATCGCGCGCGAGCACCTGGTGACCGTCGCCCGCACCCTGCGCGACGACCCGGCGCTCCGCTTCGAGCTCTGCACCGGCGTCAGCGGGGTCCACTTCCTCGGCGACAAGGGCCGCGAGCTGCACGCCGTGTACCACCTGCGGTCCCTCACCCACGGCCGGCTGATCCGGCTGGAGGTGTCCGCGCCCGACAGCGACCCGCACGTTCCCTCGCTGGTCGCGGTCTACCCGACCAACGACTGGCACGAGCGCGAGGCGTACGACTTCTTCGGGCTCGTCTTCGACGGGCACCCCGCGCTCACCCGGATCATGATGCCGGACGACTGGCAGGGCTTCCCGCAGCGCAAGGACTACCCGCTCGGCGGCATCGCCGTCGAGTACAAGGGCGCCCAGATCCCGGCTCCGGACCAGCGGAGGTCGTACTCCTGA
- a CDS encoding NuoB/complex I 20 kDa subunit family protein yields MGLEEKLPSGFVLTTVEQAAGWVRKSSVFPATFGLACCAIEMMTTGAGRYDLARFGMEVFRGSPRQADLMIVAGRVSQKMAPVLRQVYDQMPNPKWVISMGVCASSGGMFNNYAIVQGVDHIVPVDIYLPGCPPRPEMLMDAILKLHQKIQGSKLGVNAEEAAREAEEAALKALPLIEMKGLLR; encoded by the coding sequence ATGGGACTCGAAGAGAAACTGCCAAGTGGCTTCGTACTGACCACTGTCGAGCAGGCCGCCGGATGGGTACGGAAGTCCTCCGTCTTCCCCGCCACCTTCGGCCTCGCCTGTTGCGCCATCGAGATGATGACGACCGGAGCCGGGCGGTACGACCTCGCCCGCTTCGGGATGGAGGTCTTCCGCGGGTCGCCGCGCCAGGCGGACCTGATGATCGTCGCCGGGCGGGTCAGCCAGAAGATGGCGCCCGTGCTGCGGCAGGTCTACGACCAGATGCCGAACCCCAAGTGGGTCATTTCCATGGGGGTTTGTGCTTCATCGGGCGGTATGTTCAACAATTACGCCATTGTTCAGGGTGTTGACCACATTGTCCCCGTCGATATCTATTTGCCGGGGTGCCCGCCGCGTCCCGAGATGCTGATGGACGCCATCCTCAAACTCCACCAGAAGATCCAGGGCTCCAAGCTCGGGGTCAACGCGGAGGAAGCCGCCCGCGAGGCGGAGGAGGCGGCCCTCAAGGCGCTCCCCCTGATCGAGATGAAGGGGCTCCTCCGGTGA
- a CDS encoding NADH-quinone oxidoreductase subunit A, translated as MNAYAPILVLGALGAGFAIFSVVMATLIGPKRYNRAKLEAYECGIEPTPTPAGGGRFPIKYYLTAMLFIVFDIEIVFLYPWAVTFDALGMFGLVEMLLFVLTVFVAYAYVWRRGGLEWD; from the coding sequence GTGAATGCCTACGCGCCCATCCTCGTGCTCGGCGCCCTCGGGGCAGGGTTTGCGATCTTCTCCGTGGTCATGGCCACGCTTATCGGCCCCAAGCGCTACAACCGGGCAAAGCTCGAAGCGTACGAGTGCGGTATCGAACCCACTCCGACTCCCGCCGGTGGCGGTCGCTTCCCCATCAAGTACTACCTGACGGCGATGCTCTTCATCGTCTTCGACATCGAGATCGTCTTCCTCTATCCCTGGGCCGTCACCTTCGACGCCCTGGGGATGTTCGGGCTCGTGGAGATGCTGCTCTTCGTGCTCACCGTCTTCGTCGCCTACGCGTACGTGTGGCGGCGCGGCGGCCTGGAATGGGACTGA
- a CDS encoding C40 family peptidase, with protein sequence MSHTAHIPSHRKPRQRSSKTTLRAGVAGGVLSTIAVAGAAGPAQAEPVTQTIEMPTITVGLSTALDASVQATQQVALDLQTRASEDAAAESAAKTAAKAKAEAVRKAEAKKKAEAAAKAKAEAEAKAEAEARASRSAARTTLSASSGSSTTATTTAATSSSSSSSSVSGSAAAVVAFAKAQVGDAYVSGGTGPNSWDCSGLVQAAYASVGVSLPRVSQDQSVAGTQVSLDSLQPGDILYWGGAGSAYHVAIYVGGGQFVGAQNSSTGTVQRDLSYDQPTGAVRVL encoded by the coding sequence ATGTCCCACACCGCTCACATACCCAGCCACCGGAAGCCCCGTCAGCGATCGTCCAAGACGACGCTGCGGGCCGGAGTTGCCGGTGGCGTGCTCAGCACCATCGCGGTCGCAGGCGCTGCCGGCCCCGCGCAGGCCGAGCCGGTGACCCAGACCATCGAGATGCCCACCATCACCGTCGGGCTCTCCACCGCCCTCGACGCCTCCGTACAGGCCACGCAGCAGGTCGCCCTCGACCTCCAGACGCGTGCGTCCGAGGACGCCGCGGCCGAGAGCGCCGCGAAGACGGCGGCCAAGGCCAAGGCCGAGGCCGTCCGCAAGGCCGAGGCCAAGAAGAAGGCCGAAGCGGCCGCGAAGGCCAAGGCGGAGGCCGAGGCCAAGGCGGAAGCCGAGGCGCGCGCCTCCCGCAGCGCCGCGCGCACCACGCTCAGCGCCTCCTCCGGCTCCTCCACCACCGCGACGACCACCGCCGCCACCTCCTCGTCGTCGTCCTCGTCGAGCGTCTCCGGCTCCGCCGCCGCGGTGGTCGCGTTCGCCAAGGCGCAGGTCGGCGACGCGTACGTCTCCGGCGGCACCGGCCCGAACTCGTGGGACTGCTCGGGCCTGGTCCAGGCCGCGTACGCCTCGGTCGGCGTCAGCCTGCCGCGCGTCTCCCAGGACCAGTCGGTGGCCGGTACGCAGGTCTCGCTGGACAGCCTCCAGCCCGGCGACATCCTCTACTGGGGCGGCGCGGGCAGCGCGTACCACGTGGCGATCTACGTGGGCGGCGGCCAGTTCGTCGGCGCGCAGAACTCCAGCACCGGCACGGTCCAGCGCGACCTGAGCTACGACCAGCCGACGGGCGCGGTGCGGGTTCTCTGA